Proteins encoded together in one Ferroglobus placidus DSM 10642 window:
- a CDS encoding HEPN domain-containing protein: MEELFDRAKKFLKEAEDDINKEFYDLCMFHLEQALRLLLKYILAKKVGYFSKTHSLLTLKEELKEVEPKISEFLDKNRRIVRELERAYIGARYLPFTYEKEEAVEALKFVKEVFRLYEGD, translated from the coding sequence ATGGAAGAACTGTTTGATCGAGCTAAAAAGTTTCTGAAAGAAGCTGAAGACGACATAAACAAGGAATTTTACGATCTCTGCATGTTCCACCTTGAGCAGGCTTTGCGTCTCCTTCTCAAGTACATTTTAGCGAAGAAAGTCGGCTACTTCTCCAAAACTCACTCCCTTTTGACCTTGAAAGAGGAGTTAAAGGAGGTTGAGCCAAAGATCTCCGAGTTTCTCGATAAAAACAGAAGGATCGTGAGGGAACTTGAAAGAGCTTATATAGGGGCGAGATACTTACCATTTACTTACGAGAAAGAAGAAGCTGTAGAGGCTTTGAAGTTCGTTAAGGAGGTTTTTAGGCTTTATGAAGGGGATTGA